In the genome of Sebaldella sp. S0638, the window TATTAACCAAAAAAATGATAAAAACGGAGGGATTTTGTGAGTAAAAAAGAAAAAATTATGATTGGTGTGATAATTGCAGGTCTTATAGGTCTGGGAGGAGTGACCTTTAAAGCAGTGCAATACAGAAATAAGCTTATTGAAACTAAGAAAGTAGTGGCAGCAAAAGAAAAGATAATTAAGGAAAAAGACGAGACAATTTTGAAATCAGTAAAATTAGGATATGAAGCTTTGATACGTTATGAATATATGGACGGTGCAAGGACTTATTCAATAAGACATCCGTATAATTCAGGAATTAGTCAGCCTGATTTTCAGGTTATATTAAATAAAGCTGCTGAAGCTTATTCTAATTATAATGATTTTCTTGGAACACTGGGATATAGGGATGGAAAGCTGACAAAACTTATAGATCAGGAGAAAAAGGACTTTGAACAGATAAGTGATAAGAAAAATGCTTTATTAGAATTAATGAGAGAAGAAGATGAGAAAAAGAAATAATTGAAGTTACAGGTGAAAAGGAGCAGGTTAAAATGCTCTTTTTATTTTGCACTCAGAGGAGATACCAGAAGTTTTATATTTTCAGAATTTGTCAAAATAGATTAACTGTCATCTTATATTTGAAAAATTAAAAAATAAGGATATTTTTGTTCACATAAATTTCACGTTCAGTTCACTTTTGTGACACAAAACAATGATAATATTAGTGCATAAAATAAATACGAGGTGATTAAAATGAAAAAGAATTTTTTAATAATATCAATGTTAATAATGGGATTATCAGTAGTAGGATTTGCAAAACAGCCGCCTAAAAAGCCTGTAAGCCAGAAAGTATACGTGCAGAAAAGCAGAAAAACCGGAAAATGTTTAAAATATGAAACAAGAAAAGTATCATATAATAAACCGAATAATAACAGTAAACCAGGCAATAACAACAAACCAAGCAATAATAAACCAAATATGAATACACCAAATAAAGTTAAGCCAAGATAAAAAGGAGGAAGTGAATGAAGAAATTATTTTTGATATTAATGCTGGCTTTGACTGTAACTTCATGTATAGTAATAGAAGACGGCTACAGAGGAACCAGAGTAAGAGTAAGAAGACCTCCTTTGATTATAATAGATTGAGAGAAAACGGGCTTTTTTTATACGGGATTGAAAATTTATCCGGATATAAAAAGTCTTTTTTATTACTGATAATACATGCAGTATTAATAGAAAATAACACTGGGAAATGAAAAACAGACAGTAAGGAATTAATTTTCAGTTTAACGAAGAATGTCAAATAAAGCAATAATATAAAGAAAAATGAAAAATATTGTTTTAAATGAAATAAATACTGTAAAGTGATTTTTCAAAATACACTTATTCAAAGATATTCGCCTTAGATAAAAAAATATATTAATGTTAGAATCAAAATATAATTTGAGAGTCAGAGGTGTTAGTTTATGTCAGAGTATTATTTCTTTAATGGTGTAAAGAAGATATTTGAAATTGAGAAGTGGTTTAAGAGATCTTTTCATGAAATTGTATATCTGGAGCATACAGCTCCCGTTACATTTACAATAGACAGGGTTACATATGCTGTGAGATATATAGAAGAGGAAAATTTAATATATACTATAAAGTTATACGGAAATGATGAAGATATAAAATCGTATCATAAAGCAATCAGAAAAAGAGTAGAAAAATTTTTGAACATATTGAAAGATATGGGGTAAGATGCCGGAAAAAGTAAAGGTGTAATTATTATAACAGTGTGATATACTTTAAGTATCTAACAGAAAGCAGGTGATATTTTATGAAAAAAGTATTAGTTGTATTATTTTTTGTATTTTCGATATTCAGTTTTGCCGATACATGGCTTGAAGATCATATTGAAGATATTCTGGAACAAAAATATGAATACATATCTGATGGAACTACCAGACTGGAATTGGATATTGATGTACATGAACGCAAAAATGACGTACTTATAAATGTAAAAGTAGATGATGATTACAGGAATGTGAAGCAGAATTTTAACAGAAGCTATTATAATAAAGTAATTAAAGAGATAGAAGGTACTGCCAAAAAAGAAGCAAACGGCAAAAAAGTCATAATAAAAAGTATTTTTTAGGGGCCTCGATACGAGGTTCTTTTTTTGGCAAAAAATTGAAAATCAGAGAAAAATGAGAAATATTGTTTTAAATGCCGAAAAAACCCTGATATATGATTTTTAGAAACAGTCTTATTCAGCTCCATTCTGCTTAGAAAAATATGAATTTTAATGCTAGAATCATAACATAAAAATAGCAGGAGGTGTTCATCATGAGAGATGAAATGGAGAGAGCGTCAGAGAGCGCCGGTATTAGTTTTTTTACAGAAAAGGAACTGGAAGAAACACAGAAGAAAATAGGCAGTAGTCGTTATCCTAATAATCATAGAAGCATGAAGATAAAAGAACTATTGAAAAAGCATAAGCATATCAGGACAAAAGAACTGGTAGAAGAAGAAATATACATTTTGAAATATTCTTTTATATTATTTAATAATGCTGAGGCATACAAAATTATTAACAGACATGAAAAAGAACTGGCAGAGTATGTTATGGATAATAAAGAAGAGATAATGAGAGTTTCCATGTATGATTTTATAGAAACTAAAAGCAGTAAATACAGCAAGAGGGGAACTGCCTGAAAAGTACGGCGGTACAGGTAAGCGAGATGAAGGTGTTTTTTGAAAACATAAAATAAAGAGCCTGAAAAATAAGAGGGCTCTTTTATTTTTGGCAGGAATACGGATAAATTAAATAAAAATGACTATATATTTTATGTCAGGGAAAAGGACTGTGAAATGAATAAAATTAACGGTAACTCTAATACATTTCTTTCTTTATTTGATAAAATGTTGTATAATAATATATAAAATTTAAGGACGTGAAGAATGTTAAAATATAAAGTCGAGTATCTTTTAGTAGTAATAGTAAAGTCTGGATTACGAATTTTACCGGTAAAGTTAAGATTTAAAATTTTAGAATTTTTAGGAGTTTTAACATATTATGCAATAAAAAAGCGTAGAAATATTACAATTAACAATTTAAATATCGCTTTTCCCGAAAAAAACGAAAATGAAATAAAGAAACTGGCACTGGAATCATATAAAAGTACAGCAAAAAACACTATTATTCCTTTGTATCTGGCAGAATTATTATCAAAAGGATATATAGAGCCGGAGAATTACGGATTAGTAGGAGAATTAATGTCTCAGAACAGAGGATTGATCATAACTACAATACATATGGCAGGATTTGAAGCAGGTTTTTTCATGGGGAAAGATTACGACACCAATGTAGTTTTTAAAAAGCAGAAAAATCCGTATATCAATGATATGATGGAGAAATGCAGAGCTAAAGTAGGAACACATTCAATAATGAAAAATATTGAAAATGATTCTAACAAAAAAATACAAAATGTGTTTAAAAATAAGGGAGTATTGGTATTGGCAGCAGATCAGTACTCAAATGATGTAGATATAGAATTTTTCGGAAAGAAAACAAAAGCAAATGCCGGAAATGTCATATTGGCAGTGAAATATAAAGTGCCTGTTCTTTTTGCCTATTCAAATTATGACGGCTATAAGATAAAATTGAATTTTTTAAAAGAGGTAGAAATAGAAAAAATGAGTAATTTGAAAGAAACTGTAAAATATAATGTTCAAAATTTATTTTATGAGTATGAAAAAGTCATTCGTGATAATCCGGGGGAGTATATGTGGCAGCATAACAGATGGAAAAATTAAGGATATTCTGAAAATAAGAGTCTGGTTTTTTAGCCGGCTTTTTTTATTTGAAATTTTTTCAATGATCCTAGAACACTGGTCTGAATTACACCCGATACTTACAGGCAAAAATTGCATTGTCAGTGATTAGTGTAAATGGTATACTTAAGAAGAAAGGAGAAGAGATGGATTCATTAAAAAATATGAAGAATGCACTTGATTATATTGAAGATAATCTTAGCAAAGAAATTGAATATTCTAAAATAGCGCAGGCAGCATTATGTTCACAGTATCACTTCCAGCGTATGTTCTCTTTTCTCACAGGAATACCGCTTTCTGAGTATATAAGACGCCGCCGTTTGACTCTGGCAGGCTTTGATCTTCAAAACAGCAGTGAGAAAATAATAGAAATTGCCATGAGGTACGGATATAATTCACCGGATGCCTTTACACGGGCTTTTCAGAATATTCACGGAGTTACTCCGTCCAAAGCAAGAGAAGAAGGAGTTTCATTAAAAGCATATCCGCGTATAGTGTTTTCACTATCATTGAAAGGAGTGACAGAAATGAATTACAGGATAGAAAAAAAAGAACCGTTTATTATAACAGGGGTGAAACAAAGACTTTCTTATCTGGAAAACCTTGGGGAAAAAATAGGTCAGATGTGGCAGGGTTTATCACAGGAAACTTATAAACAGCTGGCAGGGCTCGCTGATACCGGACATCCTGAAATGCTTGGTGTTTACAGCAATATGTATGAGGACAGCACAACAGATTATTATATTGCAGTAAGAACAACAAGTGAAATTCCTGAGAATTTTGAAAAGCTGGAAATTCCGGAATTAACATGGGCAGTTTTTGAAATAACAGGGGCACTTCCCACAGCAATGGCAGAAATATGGGGACGTATATTTACAGAATGGTTTCCGACTATGGATTATGAACATGCGGAGGCTCCAGAGATAGAATGTTATTCAGCAGGGGATATGGGAGCTGCTGATTATAGAAGCGAAATCTGGATTCCAATTATAAAAAAGAATACAGCAAAATAATCT includes:
- a CDS encoding lysophospholipid acyltransferase family protein, which produces MLKYKVEYLLVVIVKSGLRILPVKLRFKILEFLGVLTYYAIKKRRNITINNLNIAFPEKNENEIKKLALESYKSTAKNTIIPLYLAELLSKGYIEPENYGLVGELMSQNRGLIITTIHMAGFEAGFFMGKDYDTNVVFKKQKNPYINDMMEKCRAKVGTHSIMKNIENDSNKKIQNVFKNKGVLVLAADQYSNDVDIEFFGKKTKANAGNVILAVKYKVPVLFAYSNYDGYKIKLNFLKEVEIEKMSNLKETVKYNVQNLFYEYEKVIRDNPGEYMWQHNRWKN
- a CDS encoding GyrI-like domain-containing protein, with protein sequence MDSLKNMKNALDYIEDNLSKEIEYSKIAQAALCSQYHFQRMFSFLTGIPLSEYIRRRRLTLAGFDLQNSSEKIIEIAMRYGYNSPDAFTRAFQNIHGVTPSKAREEGVSLKAYPRIVFSLSLKGVTEMNYRIEKKEPFIITGVKQRLSYLENLGEKIGQMWQGLSQETYKQLAGLADTGHPEMLGVYSNMYEDSTTDYYIAVRTTSEIPENFEKLEIPELTWAVFEITGALPTAMAEIWGRIFTEWFPTMDYEHAEAPEIECYSAGDMGAADYRSEIWIPIIKKNTAK